A genome region from Microplitis demolitor isolate Queensland-Clemson2020A chromosome 1, iyMicDemo2.1a, whole genome shotgun sequence includes the following:
- the LOC128668771 gene encoding uncharacterized protein LOC128668771 isoform X3, with protein sequence MTKDISVADHVWDMIFRKIRSSTLLMKLREVHKYFSEKINGIFEDTCMWKNLCTPRIESWIYNILKLKYPYSILRGTDVLSHKNFKDHYISFQKWRRVLTLAEPNINVDYKNFFLENEEITCTDVFDSENILIAIVTESKDLKFWHWSRNKEISPSITYGAHHIDVGLDNRCFVMHNLNFVEFKYVDNRLFPMRQCRIPYDNLAESRFLSMYNLSNKFIVMVKNGAVIIVYEINFPSTYSEDLTLEESYISNYNMTFNENKYIASSIPIKESGFVMNEEEILVTDKYLEQEWVHYKLNKRYTDATKGKLVHGSMFANIYFLCWDSGMVDKVTIKKTKNKTGFVIKKFKKSLTFNEPIIAINFTESNNNLYAIFTTKRSSYYFTK encoded by the exons atgacaaaGGATATTTCTGTTGCAGACCATGTCTGGGAcatgattttcagaaagatAAGGAGTTCTACGCTGCTTATGAAGCTCCGTGAAgttcataaatatttcagcgaaaaaataaatggaatttTTGAAGACACGTGTATGTGGAAAAATCTTTGTACTCCGAGGATCGAAAGTTggatttataatattttgaaactgaAATATCCTTACAGTATACTTCGAGGAACTGATGTTTTGTCCCATAAGAATTTCAAAGATCATTACATAAGTTTTCAAAAGTGGCGGCGAGTATTAACTTTGGCAGAGCCAAACATTAATgtcgattataaaaatttttttttggagaatGAAGAAATAACTTGCACTGATGTCTTTG ACAGTGAAAATATCCTTATTGCTATCGTGACAGAGAGTaaggacttaaaattttggcATTGGAGTAGAAACAAAGAAATTTCACCTTCAATAACTTATGGCGCTCATCACATAGa tgtagGTCTCGACAATCGATGTTTTGTTATGCATAACCTTAATTtcgttgaatttaaatatgtgGACAATCGACTATTTCCTATGAGACAATGTCGGATTCCTTATGATAATTTAGCTGAATCAAGATTTCTTTCGATGTACAACCTAAgcaataaa tttatagtcatggtaaaaaatggagcagtaattattgtatatgagataaattttcCCAGCACATATTCAGAAGATTTGACTTTGGAAGAATcatatataagtaattataacatgacttttaatgaaaataaatatattgcatCTTCTATACCAATAAAAGAGTCTGGATTTGTCATGAATG aaGAAGAAATACTTGTTACTGATAAATATCTAGAACAAGAGTGGgtacattataaattaaacaaacgaTACACTGATGCGACTAAGGGTAAACTTGTACACGGTTCTATGtttgcaaatatttattttctttgttggGATTCAG gAATGGTTGATAAAGTTACTAtcaagaaaactaaaaataaaaccggatttgtaataaaaaagtttaaaaagtcACTGACGTTTAACGAACCAATCATCGCtattaattttacagaatcaaataataatttgtatgcCATTTTTACTACTAAAAGATcatcatattattttactaaataa
- the LOC128668771 gene encoding uncharacterized protein LOC128668771 isoform X1: MTKDISVADHVWDMIFRKIRSSTLLMKLREVHKYFSEKINGIFEDTCMWKNLCTPRIESWIYNILKLKYPYSILRGTDVLSHKNFKDHYISFQKWRRVLTLAEPNINVDYKNFFLENEEITCTDVFAGYIIFGTNLGRVHYAEIPTPDLLFLTAKFKNPISEIKFWFTDSENILIAIVTESKDLKFWHWSRNKEISPSITYGAHHIDVGLDNRCFVMHNLNFVEFKYVDNRLFPMRQCRIPYDNLAESRFLSMYNLSNKFIVMVKNGAVIIVYEINFPSTYSEDLTLEESYISNYNMTFNENKYIASSIPIKESGFVMNEEEILVTDKYLEQEWVHYKLNKRYTDATKGKLVHGSMFANIYFLCWDSGMVDKVTIKKTKNKTGFVIKKFKKSLTFNEPIIAINFTESNNNLYAIFTTKRSSYYFTK; the protein is encoded by the exons atgacaaaGGATATTTCTGTTGCAGACCATGTCTGGGAcatgattttcagaaagatAAGGAGTTCTACGCTGCTTATGAAGCTCCGTGAAgttcataaatatttcagcgaaaaaataaatggaatttTTGAAGACACGTGTATGTGGAAAAATCTTTGTACTCCGAGGATCGAAAGTTggatttataatattttgaaactgaAATATCCTTACAGTATACTTCGAGGAACTGATGTTTTGTCCCATAAGAATTTCAAAGATCATTACATAAGTTTTCAAAAGTGGCGGCGAGTATTAACTTTGGCAGAGCCAAACATTAATgtcgattataaaaatttttttttggagaatGAAGAAATAACTTGCACTGATGTCTTTG ctGGTTACATAATTTTCGGAACTAATCTCGGACGAGTACATTATGCTGAAATTCCAACGCcagatttactttttttgaccgcgaaatttaaaaatcccataagcgaaataaaattttggtttactg ACAGTGAAAATATCCTTATTGCTATCGTGACAGAGAGTaaggacttaaaattttggcATTGGAGTAGAAACAAAGAAATTTCACCTTCAATAACTTATGGCGCTCATCACATAGa tgtagGTCTCGACAATCGATGTTTTGTTATGCATAACCTTAATTtcgttgaatttaaatatgtgGACAATCGACTATTTCCTATGAGACAATGTCGGATTCCTTATGATAATTTAGCTGAATCAAGATTTCTTTCGATGTACAACCTAAgcaataaa tttatagtcatggtaaaaaatggagcagtaattattgtatatgagataaattttcCCAGCACATATTCAGAAGATTTGACTTTGGAAGAATcatatataagtaattataacatgacttttaatgaaaataaatatattgcatCTTCTATACCAATAAAAGAGTCTGGATTTGTCATGAATG aaGAAGAAATACTTGTTACTGATAAATATCTAGAACAAGAGTGGgtacattataaattaaacaaacgaTACACTGATGCGACTAAGGGTAAACTTGTACACGGTTCTATGtttgcaaatatttattttctttgttggGATTCAG gAATGGTTGATAAAGTTACTAtcaagaaaactaaaaataaaaccggatttgtaataaaaaagtttaaaaagtcACTGACGTTTAACGAACCAATCATCGCtattaattttacagaatcaaataataatttgtatgcCATTTTTACTACTAAAAGATcatcatattattttactaaataa
- the LOC128668771 gene encoding uncharacterized protein LOC128668771 isoform X2 has protein sequence MIFRKIRSSTLLMKLREVHKYFSEKINGIFEDTCMWKNLCTPRIESWIYNILKLKYPYSILRGTDVLSHKNFKDHYISFQKWRRVLTLAEPNINVDYKNFFLENEEITCTDVFAGYIIFGTNLGRVHYAEIPTPDLLFLTAKFKNPISEIKFWFTDSENILIAIVTESKDLKFWHWSRNKEISPSITYGAHHIDVGLDNRCFVMHNLNFVEFKYVDNRLFPMRQCRIPYDNLAESRFLSMYNLSNKFIVMVKNGAVIIVYEINFPSTYSEDLTLEESYISNYNMTFNENKYIASSIPIKESGFVMNEEEILVTDKYLEQEWVHYKLNKRYTDATKGKLVHGSMFANIYFLCWDSGMVDKVTIKKTKNKTGFVIKKFKKSLTFNEPIIAINFTESNNNLYAIFTTKRSSYYFTK, from the exons atgattttcagaaagatAAGGAGTTCTACGCTGCTTATGAAGCTCCGTGAAgttcataaatatttcagcgaaaaaataaatggaatttTTGAAGACACGTGTATGTGGAAAAATCTTTGTACTCCGAGGATCGAAAGTTggatttataatattttgaaactgaAATATCCTTACAGTATACTTCGAGGAACTGATGTTTTGTCCCATAAGAATTTCAAAGATCATTACATAAGTTTTCAAAAGTGGCGGCGAGTATTAACTTTGGCAGAGCCAAACATTAATgtcgattataaaaatttttttttggagaatGAAGAAATAACTTGCACTGATGTCTTTG ctGGTTACATAATTTTCGGAACTAATCTCGGACGAGTACATTATGCTGAAATTCCAACGCcagatttactttttttgaccgcgaaatttaaaaatcccataagcgaaataaaattttggtttactg ACAGTGAAAATATCCTTATTGCTATCGTGACAGAGAGTaaggacttaaaattttggcATTGGAGTAGAAACAAAGAAATTTCACCTTCAATAACTTATGGCGCTCATCACATAGa tgtagGTCTCGACAATCGATGTTTTGTTATGCATAACCTTAATTtcgttgaatttaaatatgtgGACAATCGACTATTTCCTATGAGACAATGTCGGATTCCTTATGATAATTTAGCTGAATCAAGATTTCTTTCGATGTACAACCTAAgcaataaa tttatagtcatggtaaaaaatggagcagtaattattgtatatgagataaattttcCCAGCACATATTCAGAAGATTTGACTTTGGAAGAATcatatataagtaattataacatgacttttaatgaaaataaatatattgcatCTTCTATACCAATAAAAGAGTCTGGATTTGTCATGAATG aaGAAGAAATACTTGTTACTGATAAATATCTAGAACAAGAGTGGgtacattataaattaaacaaacgaTACACTGATGCGACTAAGGGTAAACTTGTACACGGTTCTATGtttgcaaatatttattttctttgttggGATTCAG gAATGGTTGATAAAGTTACTAtcaagaaaactaaaaataaaaccggatttgtaataaaaaagtttaaaaagtcACTGACGTTTAACGAACCAATCATCGCtattaattttacagaatcaaataataatttgtatgcCATTTTTACTACTAAAAGATcatcatattattttactaaataa
- the LOC103577901 gene encoding uncharacterized protein LOC103577901, with translation MSHIFFPDHLWIIIFNKFENPIKILRLREVSSKLEVLIEEYFEGNKLWEKFCEDNIKLWAYQIMDKVRPKKLTNTVKQISSQADWKEIFLHYCKWRSQSTFTSLALEVDYTLKFSTDERITCTTVWRDIVIAGTNQGTIFLSDIEEDPTNIAIGFNNKNYIKELKVWRIDEVIAVIAVLSRNKRLKFFNLTTQGEDLIAIENPGKGLFRFSNPNRHHLCSTSFKYYATNICVGLDHRFFAENKFRVTEYKFIENKIHCRRTCDLSSTSSSTSSRKFLSMHSENNLLMVMIEADDVIQVLEINFSKEMATDPKLTNVEVIKIIDISKYSSVMISIIPIKELGLIFYGNNIMAYRSTLSISKEWNDLELTSFEDEIITCASMHANLLLLGWNSGYFSKIYLNSIEEFSHFNNPPNEKNDTFKLVDEPIVGINVTEFRGVSYIVVSTQTTQYFIAYEDKFYDNGSRKLGDSDHDLSDDDDDYIVPTKRRKSS, from the exons AtgagtcatattttttttccagacCATTTgtggattataatttttaataaatttgaaaatccaataaaaattcttcGTCTTCGTGAGGTATCTTCAAAACTTGAAGTTTTGATCGAAGAATATTTCGAAGGTAATAAATTGtgggaaaaattttgtgaagataatattaaattatgggCATATCAAATTATGGATAAAGTACGTccgaaaaaattaacaaataccGTGAAGCAAATATCCAGTCAAGCAGATTggaaggaaatttttttgcattactGCAAGTGGAGGTCGCAGTCAACCTTCACGTCACTAGCACTCGAAGTTGATTATACTCTAAAATTCAGCACTGATGAACGAATAACGTGCACTACTGTCTGGC GAGATATCGTAATTGCCGGAACAAATCAAGGCACAATATTTTTGTCTGACATCGAAGAAGATCCTACTAATATTGCTATCGGgttcaacaataaaaattatataaaggAATTGAAAGTCTGGCGTATTG ATGAAGTCATCGCAGTGATTGCTGTACTCTCTAGAAATAaacgtttgaaattttttaatctcacTACTCAAGGTGAGGATCTAATTGCTATTGAAAATCCTGGCAAGGGGCTTTTCAGATTTTCAAATCCCAATCGCCACCACTTGTGCTCaacttcatttaaatattatgctACAAACATATG tgTAGGCCTCGACCATCGTTTTTTTGCCGAAAATAAGTTCCGTGTCacagaatataaatttattgaaaataaaatacactGTCGTAGAACTTGTGATTTATCTTCCACAAGTTCCTCTACGTCATCTCGAAAATTTCTTTCTATGCACAGTGAAAATAAtcta TTAATGGTAATGATAGAAGCCGATGATGTAATACAAGTactggaaataaatttttcaaaagaaatggCCACGGATCCCAAATTGACGAACGTTgaagtcattaaaattattgatatttctaaatattcaaGTGTCATGATTTCCATTATACCCATTAAAGAACTTGGGCTTATTTTCTATG GAAATAATATAATGGCTTATCGCAGTACTCTATCGATTTCTAAGGAGTGGAATGATTTAGAATTGACTAGCTTTGAAGACGAAATTATTACATGTGCGTCAATGCACGCGAATTTGTTACTTCTGGGTTGGAATTCAg gatattttagtaaaatctatttaaatagCATTGAAGAATTCAGTCATTTTAATAACCCgccgaatgaaaaaaatgacacGTTTAAATTAGTCGATGAGCCCATTGTCGGCATAAATGTCACTGAGTTTCGTGGGGTTTCATATATTGTTGTGTCCACTCAGACaactcaatattttattgcttacgaagataaattttatgacaatGGCTCCCGAAAATTGGGCGATAGTGATCACGACTTGTcagacgatgatgatgattatattGTTCCAACTAAACGACGTAAatcttcataa
- the LOC128667279 gene encoding citron Rho-interacting kinase-like, which produces MIAIPKQSSKMTKEKLEMALQLRNKKKERAEQHKKMLELPGLTRSIISKDNSTVEKLELSVQLKEKMKELDEYQKKMLQLQDKISTSTRLSLTKETFEIADKLDEKMKDLQEYQQKLLDLHEQTSRETKMITALELQVEEKDIKLEASIKERDKIERELAATKSDLAAIKRTLELERQERKDLETTALDLIKGAKRKWEAAEKDKIARLNKHIEAQTVRITELCTSNNEMSSRLQRTQCELETTNAELHKLKVFQIQYKESLAKTRELRRQSVAGVENKLEEIANRAHNQLGEVRMKLEMEIAKNTELESELRNERDSNHCRMSRMNVALELAQSELKDCQEQLRSTQAMIPARDQEIETLRKQLKERTQQIQSVSESEQTISNLKDEIAKLQLENEQMKGQLEAAKSDLNDTLNNLRKSEHLALNFEKKAHDKDELQQRLEASREKENEQLRKMDTLEDLLQRLQQSVAKLESENACLRRSTDNSKPTTSRASTGAASVAEKTSAADKAALEQQIERLEKQLQAAREKSTADRDAARQAQRDLWKKEKELSDANLDKRIAVREAKTAEEKIKRLEEEKTKLTESLNKKYKDEEEKSKKLLAELESAKASLAEFTRESSRNKLQADSAQRALTQTNTQIEELQSSSAALRRELDATRKQLRTNQDRVDTLNAENKRLTLAISKHNEEKSELEAKLEKLEQEANGFKVNIDLLKETCTVLEEQLTDYERLTSDHETRENTLIQDKMKLQKELEAVENKLREAKTAQNEEKTKRLLAERAIERLEAETSDVESERNGLLSQRDHYKKMTQDLNKQVTALTTRCGELECDLAELKRSLESARGESVVVKEECSQHLTRLHEMKDLNQDLMSDLQSSIDQGQELRIRIAELENVLEEMRQFYQEHEFKSEGTRQQQTKLIDYLQLKLEECSKKKKTVCDKIFKSKQKENVPPIGTGMPVGYRELENQLTRERAKVKALTEQLLAYKAAAATSAPVSPNCASPEPRKQTYQPNNDQEENTLARQMSNQRIRHNIPHRFNLELSMRAGKCAACLEPIQFGKRSAICSECQILTHLKCSLLVPANCGMPGDFAKHLGKSWKNSAESVSTLCSSVQTLTIDEPDYTESDTRNPRASDGVIAESWVKIPGRGKASWDRKYLRLEGTCLCIYEHKPSPGMAPISKMELTDKSSYGFSITEDVYQAEVPGTAKSDLPFIIRVESNTSNTCWPTSRLDIMALSQVEKKTWLNALKSISYQNSTKENAKNSMLQTVLRLEKNRLDLNCIVELEQENTLLIGAEEGLYSYRPAQSKMLTAIRGVKRVHQLSLHPHLNLALMIAGEDRQLVSCDLRQLKNNAIAAECSRPAINVTGILTGADSCHLYQLEANILCAATASCVILLKWRSDSERGEFIAIKEIETQEPCSCAIFTKRNLIVGCQKFFQIDLKDYMIDDFPEEDDSSVKAALAGVAKLGIFPVSVLNVSTSQQSTELLLCYNEFGVFVNESGQRTRSVDPSWSHLPFAFAFRKPYLFIAHFSSIEVIKLTPEAFSSASRTPEKTLIELNNPRYLGLAGAKGIYSAVSNSTLDIVKIDGAASILSRMSDSLSSLDSICQNDDSSSEFSFTPSLLETLDNPNKRVHFANLSNR; this is translated from the exons atgattgcAATACCTAAGCAATCAAGTAAAatgacaaaagaaaaattagaaatgGCATTACAACTGAGAAACAAGAAAAAAGAACGGGCTGAGCAGCATAAAAAAATGCTCGAGCTGCCGGGTTTAACTCGAAGTATTATAAGCAAAGACAATTCAACTGTTGAGAAGCTTGAACTGTCAGTGCAACTTAAGGAAAAAATGAAGGAGCTCGATGAGTACCAGAAAAAAATGCTTCAACTCCAGGACAAGATAAGTACCAGCACCCGATTGTCACTGACTAAAGAAACATTTGAAATTGCAGATAAATTAGACGAGAAAATGAAAGACTTGCAGGAGTATCAGCAAAAACTCCTGGACCTCCACGAGCAGACCAGCAGAGAGACTAAAATGATAACTGCGCTGGAGTTGCAGGTTGAGGAGAAGGACATCAAGTTGGAGGCATCTATTAAGGAGAGAGATAAAATTGAGCGTGAGTTGGCAGCCACCAAGTCGGACTTGGCAGCCATCAAGAGGACACTTGAGCTGGAACGCCAGGAGAGAAAAGATCTGGAAACTACAGCATTGGATTTAATAAAAGGCGCCAAGAGAAAATGGGAAGCTGCTGAAAAGGATAAAATAGCTCGGCTTAATAAACATATCGAAGCTCAGACGGTTCGTATCACTGAACTCTGTACCAGTAATAATGAAATGAGTTCCAGGTTACAGAGAACCCAGTGTGAGTTGGAGACGACCAATGCTGAGCTTCAtaaattgaaagtatttcaaatTCAGTACAAGGAATCGTTGGCCAAGACACGGGAGCTGAGACGGCAGAGTGTTGCGGGAGTTGAAAATAAACTTGAAGAAATTGCCAACCGGGCGCATAATCAACTGGGTGAAGTGAGAATGAAATTGGAAATGGAGATTGCCAAGAATACTGAATTGGAAAGCGAACTTCGGAATGAACGCGATTCTAACCATTGTCGCATGTCGAGAATGAATGTCGCCCTCGAGTTGGCTCAGTCAGAGCTCAAGGATTGTCAGGAACAGCTGCGAAGTACTCAGGCGATGATACCGGCGCGGGATCAAGAAATCGAGACTCTGCGTAAGCAATTGAAAGAGAGAACACAGCAGATTCAGAGTGTCAGTGAAAGTGAGCAGACGATCAGCAATTTGAAGGATGAAATAGCAAAACTTCAGTTAGAAAATGAACAAATGAAAGGGCAGCTCGAAGCTGCTAAAAGTGATCTCAATGAcacgttaaataatttacgtaaGAGTGAACATTTGGCTCTTAACTTTGAGAAAAAAGCTCATGATAAAGATGAATTGCAGCAACGTCTTGAAGCTTCACGGGAAAAAGAGAATGAACAGTTACGTAAGATGGATACACTTGAAGATTTACTTCAACGTCTTCAGCAGAGTGTCGCTAAATTGGAATCCGAAAATGCCTGCTTGAGACGATCTACTGATAATTCTAAACCTACTACCAGTCGCGCATCAACAGGCGCAGCCAGTGTTGCTGAAAAAACATCAGCGGCTGACAAGGCAGCATTGGAACAGCAGATTGAACGATTGGAGAAACAGTTACAGGCTGCACGAGAAAAATCAACAGCTGATCGTGACGCGGCACGACAAGCGCAACGCGATTTatggaaaaaagaaaaggaaTTATCAGATGCTAACTTGGACAAACGTATCGCTGTAAGAGAAGCCAAGACCgctgaggaaaaaataaaacgtctTGAGGAAGAGAAAACAAAACTCACAGAGTCACTCAATAAAAAGTACAAAGACGAAGaggaaaaatcaaaaaaattgttggctGAGTTGGAGTCTGCCAAAGCATCATTGGCTGAGTTTACTCGTGAGTCctcgagaaataaattacaagCTGACTCAGCACAACGAGCGCTAACTCAAACCAACACGCAGATTGAAGAGCTTCAATCATCTAGTGCTGCATTGAGACGGGAGTTAGATGCAACCCGCAAGCAATTACGCACAAATCAAGATCGCGTTGACACCTTGAATGCTGAAAACAAACGATTGACTTTGGCTATTTCAAAACACAATGAGGAAAAGAGCGAACTGGAAGCTAAACTCGAGAAATTGGAGCAGGAAGCAAATGGttttaaagttaatattgatttattgaaagaAACTTGCACTGTTCTTGAAGAACAACTGACTGACTATGAAAGACTGACCAGTGATCACGAGACACGGGAGAACACGTTGATTCAAGACAAAATGAAGCTGCAGAAGGAGCTTGAAGCAGTGGAGAATAAACTACGCGAGGCCAAGACTGCGCAGAATGAAGAGAAGACTAAACGATTGCTGGCTGAACGAGCTATTGAACGTCTGGAGGCGGAAACAAGTGACGTGGAGTCGGAAAGAAATGGTCTACTCTCTCAGCGTGATCATTACAAGAAAATGACCCAGGATTTGAACAAACAAGTCACTGCATTAACTACGCGGTGCGGTGAACTAGAGTGTGACTTGGCTGAGCTAAAACGTTCTCTGGAATCAGCCCGCGGGGAGTCCGTTGTCGTGAAGGAAGAATGTTCTCAACATCTGACAAGACTTCACGAAATGAAAGACCTAAATCAGGACCTGATGTCTGATCTTCAGTCTAGTATTGACCAGGGACAGGAGTTGAGAATTCGTATTGCTGAATTGGAAAATGTCCTTGAAGAAATGAGACAATTTTATCAGGAACATGAATTTAAATCCGAAGGAACCAGACAGCAGCAGACTAAACTCATTGATTATCTTCAGCTTAAACTTGAAGAGTGTAGCAAAAAGAAAAAGACTGTctgtgataaaatatttaaaagcaaaCAGAAAGAGAATGTTCCACCAATTGGAACTGGTATGCCCGTTGGATACCGTGAGCTCGAGAATCAACTCACAAGAGAACGCGCTAAAGTTAAAGCGCTTACTGAACAATTGCTGGCTTACAAAGCCGCAGCAGCAACATCAGCTCCAGTGTCGCCGAATTGTGCCAGCCCAGAGCCAAGAAAACAGACTTACCAGCCCAACAATGATCAAGAAGAGAACACCTTAGCAAGACAGATGTCCAATCAGCGAATCCGTCACAATATTCCTCATCGCTTCAATCTTGAGTTGTCAATGCGTGCTGGCAAGTGCGCTGCCTGCCTAGAGCCAATACAATTTGGAAAACGTTCAGCTATTTGCAGCGAGTGTCAAATATTAACCCACTTAAAGTGTTCATTGTTGGTTCCAGCAAACTGTGGAATGCCAGGTGACTTTGCCAAACACTTGGGCAAGTCCTGGAAGAACAGCGCTGAAAGTGTTTCGACTCTTTGCAGCAGTGTACAGACTTTAACAATCGACGAGCCAGACTACACTGAATCAGACACTAGAAACCCTCGCGCCAGTGATGGTGTCATTGCCGAGAGCTGGGTAAAAATACCTGGTAGAGGGAAAGCCTCTTGGGACAGAAAATATTTACGTTTAGAAGGCACTTGTCTTTGTATTTACGAGCATAAACCAAGTCCAGGTATGGCTCCTATAAGTAAAATGGAATTGACTGACAAATCATCCTACGGATTTTCAATTACTGAGGACGTTTATCAAGCCGAGGTACCAGGAACTGCCAAATCAGACTTACCATTCATCATAAGAGTTGAATCCAATACTTCCAACACATGCTGGCCGACTTCCCGCTTGGACATCATGGCTCTCAGTCAAGTAGAAAAGAAAACCTGGTTAAATGctttaaaatcaatatctTATCAAAATAGCACTAAAGAAAATGCTAAGAATTCAATGCTACAAACTGTACTgagattagaaaaaaatcgtcTGGATTTAAATTGCATCGTTGAGCTGGAGCAAGAGAACACGTTGCTAATTGGCGCCGAAGAAGGACTCTACTCATATCGACCAGCCCAATCTAAAATGCTGACCGCCATACGCGGTGTTAAACGTGTTCATCAGTTGTCTTTGCATCCTCATCTCAATCTCGCGCTGATGATTGCCGGCGAAGATAGACAACTTGTTTCCTGTGATCTGAGACAGCTTAAAAATAATGCAATCGCCGCTGAATGTTCAAGGCCCGCGATAAATGTCACGGGTATTCTTACGGGTGCAGACAGCTGTCATCTGTATCAGCTAGAAGCAAACATACTATGTGCAGCAACTGCTTcttgtgttattttacttaaatggCGCAGTGACAGTGAACGCGGTGAATTTATTGCCATCAAAGAAATCGAAACTCAGGAACCATGCAGCTGCGCTATTTTCACAAAACGAAATCTTATTGTCGGATGTCAAAAATTCTTCCAGATAGACTTGAAAGACTACATGATTGACGACTTCCCCGAGGAAGACGACAGTTCCGTAAAAGCGGCACTTGCAGGGGTCGCTAAATTAGGAATATTTCCAGTATCGGTATTAAATGTTTCGACATCACAACAATCaacagaattattattatgttacaATGAATTCGGAGTTTTCGTCAATGAATCCGGTCAACGAACCCGTTCCGTCGATCCTTCTTGGAGTCATTTACCTTTTGCATTCG cattcaGAAAGCCGTATCTATTTATCGCACACTTTTCGTCCATCGAGGTAATTAAATTGACACCGGAGGCATTTTCATCAGCATCAAGAACTCCTGAGAAAACGCTCATAGAATTAAACAACCCGCGTTACTTAGGATTAGCTGGAGCTAAAGGAATTTACTCAGCTGTCAGCAACTCAACGCTAGATATCGTAAAAATTGATGGAGCTGCGTCAATTCTTTCCCGAATGAGCGACAGTCTTTCGAGCTTAGACTCGAT atGTCAGAATGACGACAGCAGTTCAGAGTTCAGCTTCACCCCCAGTCTTCTTGAAACTCTTGACAATCCCAATAAGCGAGTCCACTTTGCCAATCTCTCTAATCgttga